Proteins encoded within one genomic window of Oncorhynchus keta strain PuntledgeMale-10-30-2019 chromosome 12, Oket_V2, whole genome shotgun sequence:
- the LOC118391264 gene encoding protein FAM76B-like isoform X2 translates to MATTALYACTKCNQRYPFEELSQGQQLCKECRIAHPIVKCTYCRSEFQQESKTNTICKKCAQNVKQFGTPKPCQYCNIIAAFIGTKCQRCTNSEKKYGPPQTCEQCKQQCAFDRKEEGRRKVDGKLLCWLCTLSYRRVLQKTKEQRKGFSSSHSNSSLNEKDHHSRQHHHHQQQRHSSSHKLSGSLSPEQEQGMWKQSHKSSSIQKDTPKKKPKLEMKPSNGDSSSITQSMDSGGTDNFILISQLKEEVMSLKRMLQQRDQTMLEKDRKLTELKADFQYQESNMRVKMNNMEKAHKESMEQQQAKNRDLLKQVAALSKGKKFDRTGSSLLLP, encoded by the exons ATGGCAACAACGGCCCTCTACGCGTGTACGAAGTGTAACCAGCGGTATCCGTTCGAAGAACTGTCGCAGGGACAGCAGCTGTGCAAG GAGTGTCGCATCGCTCATCCCATCGTCAAGTGCACATACTGCAGATCAGAGTTTCAGCAGGAGAG CAAAACAAACACCATTTGCAAGAAGTGTGCCCAGAATGTAAAGCAGTTTGGGACA CCCAAACCCTGCCAATACTGTAACATCATTGCTGCTTTCATCGGGACAAAGTGTCAGCGTTGCACCAACTCAGAGAAGAAGTATGGCCCTCCACAGACCTGCGAGCAGTGCAAACAACAGTGCGCATTTGACCGCAAGGAGGAGGGCAGGAGAAAG gtgGATGGGAAACTGCTGTGCTGGCTGTGCACTCTGTCCTACCGACGTGTACTGCAAAAGACCAAGGAGCAGAGGAAAGGCTTCAGCTCCTCCCACTCCAACTCCTCGCTCAATGAGAAGGACCACCACTCCAGACagcaccatcaccaccagcagcaAAGACACAGCAGCTCACACAA actCAGTGGGAGCTTAAGTCCGGAGCAGGAGCAGGGAATGTGGAAGCAGAG CCATAAATCGTCTTCGATCCAGAAGGATACCCCAAAGAAGAAACCAAAACTGGAGATGAAGCCATCCAACGGGGACAG TAGTTCAATCACCCAATCTATGGATTCTGGAGGAACGGACAACTTCATTCTGATCAGCCAGCTGAAAGAGGAAGTGATGTCATTAAAGAGAATGCTTCAGCAGAGGGATCAGACAATGCTTGAGAAGGACCGAAAG CTCACAGAGCTCAAGGCAGACTTCCAGTACCAGGAATCCAACATGAGGGTGAAGATGAACAACATGGAGAAGGCACACAAAGAGTCCATGGAACAGCAACAG GCCAAAAATCGGGATCTGCTAAAACAAGTGGCCGCACTCTCAAAGGGCAAGAAGTTTGACAGAACAGGGAGTTCACTGCTGTTACCGTAA
- the LOC118391264 gene encoding protein FAM76B-like isoform X1, whose translation MATTALYACTKCNQRYPFEELSQGQQLCKECRIAHPIVKCTYCRSEFQQESKTNTICKKCAQNVKQFGTPKPCQYCNIIAAFIGTKCQRCTNSEKKYGPPQTCEQCKQQCAFDRKEEGRRKVDGKLLCWLCTLSYRRVLQKTKEQRKGFSSSHSNSSLNEKDHHSRQHHHHQQQRHSSSHKLSGSLSPEQEQGMWKQSHKSSSIQKDTPKKKPKLEMKPSNGDRYERSFNQISSITQSMDSGGTDNFILISQLKEEVMSLKRMLQQRDQTMLEKDRKLTELKADFQYQESNMRVKMNNMEKAHKESMEQQQAKNRDLLKQVAALSKGKKFDRTGSSLLLP comes from the exons ATGGCAACAACGGCCCTCTACGCGTGTACGAAGTGTAACCAGCGGTATCCGTTCGAAGAACTGTCGCAGGGACAGCAGCTGTGCAAG GAGTGTCGCATCGCTCATCCCATCGTCAAGTGCACATACTGCAGATCAGAGTTTCAGCAGGAGAG CAAAACAAACACCATTTGCAAGAAGTGTGCCCAGAATGTAAAGCAGTTTGGGACA CCCAAACCCTGCCAATACTGTAACATCATTGCTGCTTTCATCGGGACAAAGTGTCAGCGTTGCACCAACTCAGAGAAGAAGTATGGCCCTCCACAGACCTGCGAGCAGTGCAAACAACAGTGCGCATTTGACCGCAAGGAGGAGGGCAGGAGAAAG gtgGATGGGAAACTGCTGTGCTGGCTGTGCACTCTGTCCTACCGACGTGTACTGCAAAAGACCAAGGAGCAGAGGAAAGGCTTCAGCTCCTCCCACTCCAACTCCTCGCTCAATGAGAAGGACCACCACTCCAGACagcaccatcaccaccagcagcaAAGACACAGCAGCTCACACAA actCAGTGGGAGCTTAAGTCCGGAGCAGGAGCAGGGAATGTGGAAGCAGAG CCATAAATCGTCTTCGATCCAGAAGGATACCCCAAAGAAGAAACCAAAACTGGAGATGAAGCCATCCAACGGGGACAGGTACGAGAGGAGTTTCAATCAGAT TAGTTCAATCACCCAATCTATGGATTCTGGAGGAACGGACAACTTCATTCTGATCAGCCAGCTGAAAGAGGAAGTGATGTCATTAAAGAGAATGCTTCAGCAGAGGGATCAGACAATGCTTGAGAAGGACCGAAAG CTCACAGAGCTCAAGGCAGACTTCCAGTACCAGGAATCCAACATGAGGGTGAAGATGAACAACATGGAGAAGGCACACAAAGAGTCCATGGAACAGCAACAG GCCAAAAATCGGGATCTGCTAAAACAAGTGGCCGCACTCTCAAAGGGCAAGAAGTTTGACAGAACAGGGAGTTCACTGCTGTTACCGTAA
- the LOC118391264 gene encoding protein FAM76B-like isoform X3: MECRIAHPIVKCTYCRSEFQQESKTNTICKKCAQNVKQFGTPKPCQYCNIIAAFIGTKCQRCTNSEKKYGPPQTCEQCKQQCAFDRKEEGRRKVDGKLLCWLCTLSYRRVLQKTKEQRKGFSSSHSNSSLNEKDHHSRQHHHHQQQRHSSSHKLSGSLSPEQEQGMWKQSHKSSSIQKDTPKKKPKLEMKPSNGDRYERSFNQISSITQSMDSGGTDNFILISQLKEEVMSLKRMLQQRDQTMLEKDRKLTELKADFQYQESNMRVKMNNMEKAHKESMEQQQAKNRDLLKQVAALSKGKKFDRTGSSLLLP, from the exons atg GAGTGTCGCATCGCTCATCCCATCGTCAAGTGCACATACTGCAGATCAGAGTTTCAGCAGGAGAG CAAAACAAACACCATTTGCAAGAAGTGTGCCCAGAATGTAAAGCAGTTTGGGACA CCCAAACCCTGCCAATACTGTAACATCATTGCTGCTTTCATCGGGACAAAGTGTCAGCGTTGCACCAACTCAGAGAAGAAGTATGGCCCTCCACAGACCTGCGAGCAGTGCAAACAACAGTGCGCATTTGACCGCAAGGAGGAGGGCAGGAGAAAG gtgGATGGGAAACTGCTGTGCTGGCTGTGCACTCTGTCCTACCGACGTGTACTGCAAAAGACCAAGGAGCAGAGGAAAGGCTTCAGCTCCTCCCACTCCAACTCCTCGCTCAATGAGAAGGACCACCACTCCAGACagcaccatcaccaccagcagcaAAGACACAGCAGCTCACACAA actCAGTGGGAGCTTAAGTCCGGAGCAGGAGCAGGGAATGTGGAAGCAGAG CCATAAATCGTCTTCGATCCAGAAGGATACCCCAAAGAAGAAACCAAAACTGGAGATGAAGCCATCCAACGGGGACAGGTACGAGAGGAGTTTCAATCAGAT TAGTTCAATCACCCAATCTATGGATTCTGGAGGAACGGACAACTTCATTCTGATCAGCCAGCTGAAAGAGGAAGTGATGTCATTAAAGAGAATGCTTCAGCAGAGGGATCAGACAATGCTTGAGAAGGACCGAAAG CTCACAGAGCTCAAGGCAGACTTCCAGTACCAGGAATCCAACATGAGGGTGAAGATGAACAACATGGAGAAGGCACACAAAGAGTCCATGGAACAGCAACAG GCCAAAAATCGGGATCTGCTAAAACAAGTGGCCGCACTCTCAAAGGGCAAGAAGTTTGACAGAACAGGGAGTTCACTGCTGTTACCGTAA